From Amycolatopsis sp. cg9, one genomic window encodes:
- a CDS encoding family 16 glycoside hydrolase, translating to MLLAVRERCRRALLALTVLFTALSAVVVGPAHAAVPPQEPGVTLRVFDMQTELTKLCTIKPGLTPNVDKLMPSINWTGTGDFGVGDFFVSEVTANIAIATAGTHQFRLTSDDGSRLSVDGQVVITNDGLHSSAAVTGSVALTTGYHALRIEHFDNAGEQQLTLEWQPPGSSAFAVVPTSVLSTDAGVVRVTSPGKKECEGTADSPGDGLPLTGVHPGFTLTDLRPGGFQPQVTGMDWLPDGRLAIATWGGSNTTAGEVHLIGNATGTTDPSRVRTQRIASGLKEPMGVKYVDGKLYVSEKTRLVELDDTDGDGVTDVYRTVATWPFGGNFHEFAFGLLYRDGFFYLNLSVAIDLGGATTSPQPAPGRGVTLKVDKNTGAVSTIAGGLRTPHGIGWGPEGDVFVTDNQGGWLPANKLVRIKQNRFFNHYTNPAGPFDAQPVTAPVVWLPHNEIANSPSNPVQLTQGTFAGQLVYGDVTYGGLQRVYLEKVNGEYQGAVFRMTQGLESGVSRISLGPDGAIYTGGIDGGGNWGQPGKLAYGLQKLTPNGAGTFDILAMRAVAGGFELEYTQPLSAATVADLSTKYQVSQWRYAPTAAYGGPKVDEQTLAVTGTTVSADRKKVTLRIAGLQAGRVVHVRSPRPFAAESGTPLWSTEAWYTLNSVVGGPPAALTYEAERATLSGGAGVNTDHPGYQATGFVDGYWNSGAATTFAVTVPSAGTYNVGLRYSNGPNPSAGTKSVSVYVNGAKVRQTRLASTTTWDNWALQPEALSLAAGANSISYRFDSGDTGNVNLDNITVTAATRVPLFDGTNLDAWELRSGGAATWPISGGSVEALGGDIRTRQKFGDFKLHVEWYEPQYPPEVTGQARGNSGVYLQDRYELQVLDSFGDTTLANDEAGSIYSQKAPDVNAATAPLTWQTYDITFRAARFDSAGTKTDNARVTVVWNGVTVHNDVAITGSTGGGDPEGAAAGAIRLQDHGDAGANPRFRNVWVEPIG from the coding sequence ATGCTTCTGGCTGTCCGCGAACGCTGCCGCCGGGCACTTCTGGCGCTAACAGTCCTGTTCACGGCCCTGTCCGCCGTCGTCGTCGGGCCGGCGCACGCCGCCGTGCCGCCCCAAGAGCCGGGTGTGACGCTCCGGGTGTTCGACATGCAGACCGAGCTGACCAAGCTCTGCACCATCAAGCCCGGGTTGACCCCCAACGTCGACAAGCTGATGCCGTCGATCAACTGGACCGGTACCGGCGACTTCGGGGTCGGCGACTTCTTCGTGTCCGAGGTGACCGCCAACATCGCCATCGCGACGGCCGGCACCCACCAGTTCCGGCTGACCAGTGACGACGGCTCGCGGCTGAGCGTCGACGGGCAGGTCGTGATCACCAACGACGGGCTGCACAGCTCGGCCGCGGTGACCGGCTCGGTCGCGCTGACCACCGGCTACCACGCGCTGCGGATCGAGCACTTCGACAACGCCGGCGAGCAGCAGCTCACCCTCGAATGGCAGCCGCCCGGCTCGTCGGCCTTCGCGGTGGTGCCCACCTCCGTGCTCAGCACCGACGCCGGGGTCGTGCGGGTGACGTCGCCGGGGAAGAAGGAGTGCGAAGGCACCGCCGACTCGCCCGGCGACGGCCTGCCGCTGACCGGCGTCCACCCCGGCTTCACGCTGACCGACTTGCGCCCCGGCGGTTTCCAGCCGCAGGTGACCGGGATGGACTGGCTGCCCGACGGGCGCCTCGCCATCGCGACCTGGGGCGGTTCGAACACGACCGCCGGTGAAGTCCACCTGATCGGCAACGCCACCGGGACCACGGACCCGTCCCGGGTGCGGACCCAGCGGATCGCCAGTGGCCTCAAGGAACCGATGGGCGTCAAGTACGTCGACGGCAAGCTGTACGTGTCGGAGAAGACGCGGCTCGTCGAACTCGACGACACCGATGGCGACGGCGTCACCGACGTCTACCGCACGGTCGCGACCTGGCCGTTCGGCGGCAACTTCCACGAGTTCGCGTTCGGGTTGCTGTACCGGGACGGGTTCTTCTACCTCAACCTCTCGGTGGCGATCGACCTCGGTGGCGCGACGACCAGCCCGCAGCCCGCGCCGGGCCGCGGCGTCACCCTCAAGGTCGACAAGAACACCGGTGCCGTCTCGACCATCGCCGGTGGCCTGCGCACCCCGCACGGCATCGGCTGGGGCCCGGAAGGCGACGTCTTCGTCACCGACAACCAGGGCGGCTGGCTGCCCGCGAACAAACTCGTGCGCATCAAGCAGAACCGGTTCTTCAACCACTACACGAACCCGGCGGGCCCGTTCGACGCGCAGCCGGTGACCGCGCCGGTGGTGTGGTTGCCGCACAACGAAATCGCGAACTCGCCCAGCAACCCGGTCCAGCTGACCCAAGGCACCTTCGCCGGCCAGCTCGTCTACGGCGACGTGACCTACGGCGGCCTGCAGCGGGTCTACCTCGAGAAGGTCAACGGCGAGTACCAGGGCGCGGTTTTCCGGATGACACAAGGACTCGAGTCCGGGGTCAGCCGGATCAGCCTCGGCCCGGACGGCGCGATCTACACCGGCGGGATCGACGGCGGCGGAAACTGGGGGCAGCCGGGCAAGCTCGCCTACGGCCTGCAGAAGCTGACGCCCAACGGCGCCGGCACCTTCGACATCCTCGCCATGCGGGCGGTCGCGGGCGGGTTCGAACTCGAGTACACCCAGCCGCTGTCCGCGGCGACCGTGGCCGACCTGAGCACGAAGTACCAGGTCTCGCAATGGCGGTACGCGCCAACGGCCGCGTACGGCGGCCCGAAGGTCGACGAGCAGACGCTCGCCGTCACCGGCACGACGGTGTCCGCCGACCGCAAGAAGGTCACGCTGCGGATCGCCGGCCTGCAGGCCGGGCGGGTCGTGCACGTCCGGTCGCCGCGGCCGTTCGCGGCCGAATCCGGCACGCCGTTGTGGAGCACGGAAGCGTGGTACACCCTCAACTCCGTGGTGGGTGGCCCGCCCGCCGCCCTGACCTACGAAGCGGAGCGGGCCACGCTGAGCGGCGGCGCGGGCGTCAACACCGACCACCCGGGCTACCAGGCCACCGGATTCGTCGACGGGTACTGGAACTCCGGCGCCGCCACGACGTTCGCGGTGACCGTGCCGTCCGCCGGGACCTACAACGTCGGCCTGCGGTACTCGAACGGCCCGAACCCCAGCGCCGGCACGAAATCCGTGAGCGTCTACGTCAACGGCGCGAAGGTCCGCCAGACCCGGCTCGCCAGCACGACGACGTGGGACAACTGGGCGCTGCAGCCGGAAGCCCTCTCGCTCGCCGCGGGCGCCAACTCGATCTCCTACCGGTTCGACAGCGGCGACACCGGCAACGTCAACCTCGACAACATCACCGTCACCGCGGCCACCCGCGTCCCGCTGTTCGACGGGACGAACCTGGACGCGTGGGAGCTCCGATCCGGCGGCGCGGCAACGTGGCCGATCTCCGGCGGGTCCGTGGAAGCGCTCGGCGGGGACATCCGGACCCGGCAGAAGTTCGGCGACTTCAAGCTCCACGTCGAGTGGTACGAGCCGCAATACCCGCCGGAGGTGACCGGGCAGGCGCGGGGCAACAGCGGCGTCTACCTGCAGGACCGGTACGAGCTGCAGGTGCTCGATTCCTTCGGGGACACCACGCTCGCCAACGACGAGGCCGGTTCGATCTACTCGCAGAAGGCGCCGGACGTCAACGCCGCGACCGCACCGCTGACGTGGCAGACCTACGACATCACGTTCCGGGCGGCCCGGTTCGACAGCGCCGGGACCAAGACCGACAACGCCCGGGTGACCGTCGTCTGGAACGGCGTGACCGTCCACAACGACGTCGCCATCACCGGTTCGACCGGCGGCGGTGATCCGGAAGGCGCGGCCGCCGGCGCGATCCGGCTGCAGGACCACGGTGACGCCGGTGCGAACCCGAGGTTCCGGAACGTCTGGGTCGAGCCGATCGGCTGA
- a CDS encoding FAD-dependent monooxygenase, whose product MHDAVIVGAGPVGLFLACELGLAGCSVLVLEREPEPGTPWRTAPLGRRGLFATSIAAFDRRGLLEPLLAEAAGLPGFAGAGEPGRPRLAGHFAGIVLDAADVDLTALPFRLPSPLPDTVMTSLDTVEAVLAERAAKLGVEVRRGVVVDGLTQDDEHVVVHAGEHEYPARWAVGCDGGRSAVRRLAGFEFAGTAPRFTGYVALATSPDVEKLNPGFTLTPAGMYIRMPAEGHIGVMDFDGGAFDRSREVTREHLQEVLRRVSGTDVTLTAVHLASSYTDRAMQATTYRRGRVLLAGDAAHIVSPLGGQGLNTGIGDAVNLGWKLAATIRGHAPEGLLDTYSRERHPVGAWALGWTRAQVASMRPDPHAQAVQSVLRDLLGTREGTTYVFEKLSGTSARYDLGSDRPLVGRTAPAFRLADGTALADLVQDGRGVVLDFSAGEGLRASAAAWEGEVRYVAGTAENDLGFGAVLIRPDGVVAWAGERVPDRGSFDRAARRWFGDAIV is encoded by the coding sequence ATGCATGACGCAGTGATCGTGGGCGCCGGCCCGGTCGGTCTGTTCCTGGCCTGCGAGCTGGGCCTCGCGGGCTGCTCGGTCCTGGTGCTGGAACGGGAACCGGAGCCCGGCACCCCCTGGCGGACGGCCCCGCTCGGCCGCCGCGGCCTGTTCGCCACCTCCATCGCGGCGTTCGACCGCCGCGGGCTGCTGGAGCCGCTGCTCGCGGAAGCGGCCGGGCTGCCCGGGTTCGCCGGCGCCGGCGAGCCGGGCCGGCCCCGCCTGGCGGGGCACTTCGCCGGGATCGTGCTCGACGCGGCCGACGTCGACCTCACGGCCCTGCCGTTCCGGCTGCCCAGCCCGCTGCCGGACACCGTCATGACGAGCCTCGACACGGTCGAAGCGGTCCTGGCGGAGCGAGCCGCCAAGCTCGGCGTCGAGGTCCGCCGCGGGGTCGTGGTGGACGGTCTCACCCAGGACGACGAGCACGTGGTCGTGCACGCCGGCGAGCACGAGTACCCGGCACGCTGGGCCGTCGGCTGCGACGGCGGGCGCAGCGCGGTGCGCCGGCTCGCGGGCTTCGAGTTCGCCGGCACCGCGCCCCGGTTCACCGGCTACGTCGCGCTCGCCACCAGCCCCGACGTCGAAAAGCTGAACCCGGGGTTCACCCTGACCCCGGCGGGCATGTACATCCGGATGCCCGCGGAGGGGCACATCGGCGTGATGGACTTCGACGGCGGCGCGTTCGACCGCTCGCGGGAAGTCACCCGCGAGCACCTGCAGGAAGTGCTGCGCCGCGTGTCCGGTACCGACGTGACGCTGACGGCGGTCCACCTCGCCTCGAGCTACACCGACCGGGCGATGCAGGCGACGACCTACCGGCGCGGCCGCGTCCTGCTCGCGGGCGACGCCGCGCACATCGTGTCGCCCCTCGGCGGGCAGGGTCTCAACACGGGCATCGGCGACGCGGTCAACCTGGGCTGGAAGCTCGCGGCGACGATCCGCGGGCACGCGCCGGAGGGACTGCTCGACACCTACTCGCGCGAGCGCCACCCGGTCGGTGCCTGGGCGCTGGGCTGGACGCGGGCCCAGGTGGCGTCGATGCGGCCGGATCCGCACGCCCAGGCGGTCCAGAGCGTGCTGCGCGACCTGCTCGGCACCCGGGAGGGCACGACGTACGTGTTCGAAAAGCTTTCCGGCACCTCGGCCCGCTACGACCTCGGCAGCGACCGGCCGCTGGTCGGCCGGACGGCCCCGGCCTTCCGCCTGGCAGACGGGACGGCCCTCGCCGACCTGGTGCAGGACGGCCGCGGCGTCGTCCTCGACTTCAGCGCCGGCGAGGGCCTGCGTGCTTCCGCGGCGGCCTGGGAAGGCGAGGTGCGGTACGTCGCGGGTACCGCGGAAAACGACCTCGGGTTCGGTGCGGTCCTGATCCGTCCCGACGGAGTCGTCGCCTGGGCCGGAGAGCGCGTCCCCGATCGCGGCTCGTTCGACCGGGCCGCCCGGCGCTGGTTCGGCGACGCGATCGTCTAA
- a CDS encoding PIG-L deacetylase family protein, with amino-acid sequence MTLPALPEESFRRVLCVVAHPDDMEYGTSAAVARWTARGIEVGYLLLTRGEAGMPNPPEETARLRAAEQRAACDVVGVGHLTILDHPDGVLVYGLGLRRDICREIRRFKPDVVYRTGHEVETPFGYDQADHRAAGLATLDAVRDAGNRWVFPDQIDEERLEPHSVRWLLTPAHGGTGATHGVDVTGEPLRRGVASLEAHAAYLAALPDHPAPADLIPKFTAMNGKAMGAEHAVLFRADDLQAPLDLPADD; translated from the coding sequence ATGACACTGCCTGCCCTTCCCGAAGAGTCCTTCCGGCGTGTGCTCTGCGTCGTCGCGCACCCCGACGACATGGAGTACGGCACGTCCGCGGCGGTGGCCCGCTGGACCGCGCGCGGCATCGAGGTCGGCTACCTGCTGCTCACCCGCGGTGAAGCCGGCATGCCGAACCCGCCCGAGGAGACCGCCCGCCTGCGCGCCGCCGAACAGCGGGCCGCCTGCGACGTCGTCGGGGTCGGACACCTGACGATCCTCGACCACCCCGACGGCGTCCTCGTCTACGGCCTCGGCCTGCGCCGCGACATCTGCCGCGAAATCCGCCGGTTCAAGCCCGACGTCGTGTACCGCACCGGCCACGAGGTCGAAACGCCCTTCGGCTACGACCAGGCCGACCACCGCGCGGCCGGGCTCGCGACGCTCGACGCGGTGCGCGACGCCGGCAACCGGTGGGTCTTCCCCGACCAGATCGACGAAGAGCGCCTCGAACCGCATTCCGTGCGCTGGCTCCTCACCCCCGCCCACGGCGGCACCGGCGCCACCCACGGTGTCGACGTCACCGGCGAGCCGCTGCGCCGCGGCGTCGCCTCGCTGGAGGCGCACGCCGCCTACCTGGCCGCGCTCCCGGACCACCCCGCCCCGGCCGACCTGATCCCGAAGTTCACCGCGATGAACGGGAAGGCCATGGGCGCCGAGCACGCGGTCCTGTTCCGCGCCGACGACCTGCAGGCACCCCTCGACCTGCCCGCCGACGACTGA
- a CDS encoding nucleobase:cation symporter-2 family protein produces MAKSTPETGDGAAAVGRPEDERLGIGRTFAYGIQHVLTMYGGIIAPPLIIGGAAGVSPAEIGLLVASCLFIGGLATILQSYGVPFFGSRLPLVQGTSFAGVATMTAIVADGGLPAVFGAVIVSALLGLLITPVFSRLVKYFPPVVTGTVITVIGLSLMPVAARWAMGNDAKAADFGSVADIGLAAATLAIVLLLSKIAVPAISRLSILLAIVVGTALAAVLGKADFSQVGNGPIFAVPAPFGFGAPTFDVAAIVSMFIVVLVTLTETTADILAVGEIVGTRVGHRRIGDGLRADMASSAIAPIFNGFIQSAFAQNVGLVAITGVRSRFVVTAGGGVLVVLGLLPVLGRVVAAIPYPVLGGAGLVLFGTVAAAGIKTLSKVDFNGNLNLVIVAASVGLGMVPIAVPGFYDRFPAWVGTIFHSGISSAALLAVVLNLVFNHLKPGKAGSEPSVFATATRVIDYSDLKVLSRLENGDKVVDGKIVDARGRPVPVRNSDGQPVSYRIGSEPEER; encoded by the coding sequence ATGGCGAAGAGCACGCCGGAGACAGGTGACGGGGCGGCCGCGGTGGGCAGGCCCGAGGACGAACGGCTCGGGATCGGCAGGACTTTCGCCTACGGCATCCAGCACGTCCTGACCATGTACGGCGGGATCATCGCGCCCCCGCTGATCATCGGGGGCGCCGCGGGCGTCTCGCCCGCCGAAATCGGGCTGCTCGTCGCGTCGTGCCTGTTCATCGGTGGGCTGGCGACGATCCTGCAGTCCTACGGCGTGCCGTTCTTCGGCTCGCGGCTGCCGCTGGTGCAGGGCACCTCCTTCGCCGGCGTGGCGACGATGACCGCGATCGTGGCCGATGGCGGGCTTCCCGCGGTGTTCGGTGCGGTGATCGTGTCCGCGCTGCTCGGCCTGCTCATCACGCCGGTGTTCTCCCGGCTGGTGAAGTACTTCCCGCCGGTCGTCACCGGGACGGTGATCACGGTGATCGGGCTCAGCCTGATGCCGGTCGCGGCCCGGTGGGCGATGGGCAACGACGCCAAGGCCGCGGACTTCGGGTCGGTCGCCGACATCGGGCTGGCCGCGGCGACGCTGGCGATCGTCCTGCTGCTGAGCAAGATCGCCGTTCCGGCGATTTCCCGGCTCTCGATCCTCCTGGCCATCGTGGTGGGCACCGCGCTGGCCGCCGTCCTCGGCAAGGCCGATTTCTCCCAGGTGGGGAACGGGCCGATCTTCGCGGTACCGGCCCCGTTCGGCTTCGGTGCGCCGACCTTCGACGTCGCCGCGATCGTGTCGATGTTCATCGTCGTGCTGGTGACCCTCACGGAGACCACGGCCGACATCCTCGCGGTCGGGGAAATCGTCGGCACGCGGGTCGGCCACCGCCGGATCGGCGACGGCCTGCGCGCCGACATGGCCTCGTCGGCGATCGCACCGATCTTCAACGGCTTCATCCAGAGCGCCTTCGCGCAGAACGTCGGCCTCGTCGCGATCACCGGGGTCCGGAGCAGGTTCGTGGTGACCGCCGGCGGCGGGGTGCTGGTGGTCCTCGGCCTGCTCCCGGTGCTCGGGCGGGTGGTCGCGGCCATCCCGTACCCGGTCCTGGGCGGCGCCGGTCTGGTGCTGTTCGGCACGGTCGCGGCCGCCGGCATCAAGACGCTGTCCAAAGTGGACTTCAACGGCAACCTCAACCTGGTGATCGTCGCGGCTTCCGTCGGCCTGGGCATGGTCCCGATCGCGGTGCCCGGCTTCTACGACCGGTTCCCGGCGTGGGTCGGCACGATCTTCCACTCCGGGATCAGCTCCGCCGCGCTGCTGGCCGTCGTGCTGAACCTGGTGTTCAACCACCTGAAGCCGGGCAAGGCGGGCAGCGAGCCGTCGGTCTTCGCGACGGCGACCCGGGTGATCGACTACTCGGACCTGAAGGTCCTTTCCCGGCTCGAGAACGGTGACAAGGTCGTCGACGGCAAGATCGTGGACGCGCGGGGCCGGCCGGTTCCGGTGCGGAACTCCGACGGGCAGCCGGTGTCCTACCGGATCGGCTCCGAGCCGGAGGAGCGCTGA
- a CDS encoding LamG-like jellyroll fold domain-containing protein: MRRRVSWGRTWLVAVGLLAQVALTGVADAAAAGTGSGTHFLDHSAALAGYADPAWYEANIPFVDLPDTTMESVYYYRWRVFKEHLRYTNPADGWISTEFLDCCGYAAPYQAINAAAGHQLTEGRWLRDPGYGQDYLRFWLTGPGAGAKPATDDVNADTTDWAHEYSVWLATSAYGQAQVTGDFGPLRELLPALVRQYRGWDKQFDAGLGLYWSVPVWDAMEFSASSYESPNPYHGGAGYRPTLNSYQYGDALAISRIAASAGDRELAAEYAQRAAKLKTSLQKWLWDPDRGFYYAMARDDNPDHKLSGSREQIGYLPWMFGAARPADSAAWSQLLDPQGFASAFGPTTAERRSPFFMKDAGSCCRWDGPSWPFATAQTLTGLANLLDDYPAQPTVSKEDYAAALAAYARTQTKNGEPYVAEAHDPDRDAWIYDGQNHSEDYNHSSYTDLVLSGLIGLRPQSDDTLRVQPLTPSAWDHFAAENVPYHGHSVTVLWDRDGKHYGQGAGMRLYVDGRLVQRSATLRATTIDVGRTALPRPGELVDDAANPLRTGYPKPITSYTWPGDNPWSALDGKVWYREVPENTRWTNYSSPNASDFYGVDFGAPTPVGDIRWHGYDDGGGVKPAAAYRLEYWTGSAWQEVPGQVREQAAPVGNGVNRITFPTLTTSKVRLVFTNPPGAFVGVTELQSWTPSSRDARITVGPANTGGVITVGGSTPLSVTVRNTTGSPLVAPRVSVAVPDGWSVTATGRPPAAIRPGQSRTWDYTLTAPPGAEPGSAATVTATASYRGPGGRTETTHQRQNLQIAHPAGQRDPVGAWNLDEGSGAVAHDSAGTHDATLTGSPAWVPGTSGTALRLDGASQYAATGGPVVDTTGNYSVSARVRLDHTGSWATALSQDGTPSSGFYLQYSAADDRLAFSTSSGRALSDVAPQPGRWYHLVGVHDADAGTYTLYVDGVAQAKTWSQATGDAAPGPLAIGRAVSGGQHSDFWPGSIDDVRVWNRVLPASEAGRTG, from the coding sequence ATGCGCCGCCGAGTGTCGTGGGGAAGAACCTGGCTGGTCGCCGTGGGCCTGCTCGCGCAGGTCGCGCTCACCGGCGTCGCCGACGCGGCCGCCGCGGGCACCGGCTCGGGGACGCACTTCCTCGACCACTCCGCCGCCCTCGCCGGGTACGCCGATCCCGCCTGGTACGAAGCGAACATCCCGTTCGTCGACCTCCCCGACACCACGATGGAGAGCGTCTACTACTACCGCTGGCGCGTCTTCAAGGAACACCTGCGCTACACGAACCCCGCCGACGGCTGGATCTCGACCGAGTTCCTCGACTGCTGCGGTTACGCCGCGCCCTACCAGGCGATCAACGCGGCCGCCGGGCACCAGCTGACCGAGGGGCGCTGGCTGCGCGATCCGGGCTACGGCCAGGACTACCTCCGGTTCTGGCTCACCGGCCCCGGCGCGGGCGCCAAGCCCGCCACCGACGACGTCAACGCCGACACCACCGACTGGGCGCACGAGTACAGCGTCTGGCTGGCCACTTCGGCCTACGGCCAGGCCCAGGTGACCGGCGACTTCGGCCCGCTGCGCGAACTGCTGCCCGCCCTCGTGCGCCAATACCGCGGCTGGGACAAGCAGTTCGACGCCGGCCTCGGGCTGTACTGGTCCGTGCCGGTGTGGGACGCCATGGAGTTCTCGGCCTCCTCCTACGAATCGCCCAACCCCTACCACGGCGGCGCCGGCTACCGGCCGACGCTCAATTCCTACCAGTACGGCGACGCCCTCGCGATCAGCCGCATCGCCGCCTCGGCCGGCGACCGCGAGCTCGCCGCCGAGTACGCCCAGCGCGCCGCGAAGCTGAAGACTTCCCTGCAGAAGTGGCTCTGGGACCCGGACCGCGGCTTCTACTACGCGATGGCCCGCGACGACAACCCGGACCACAAGCTGTCCGGCAGCCGCGAGCAGATCGGGTACCTCCCCTGGATGTTCGGCGCCGCCCGGCCCGCCGACAGCGCGGCGTGGTCCCAGCTGCTCGACCCCCAGGGCTTCGCGAGCGCCTTCGGCCCCACCACCGCCGAGCGCCGCAGCCCGTTCTTCATGAAGGACGCCGGTTCCTGCTGCCGCTGGGACGGGCCGAGCTGGCCCTTCGCCACCGCGCAGACCCTGACCGGCCTGGCGAACCTCCTCGACGACTACCCGGCCCAGCCCACGGTGTCCAAAGAGGACTACGCCGCGGCGCTGGCGGCCTACGCGCGCACCCAGACCAAGAACGGCGAGCCCTACGTCGCCGAGGCGCACGACCCGGACCGCGACGCGTGGATCTACGACGGGCAGAACCACAGCGAGGACTACAACCACTCCAGCTACACCGATCTCGTGCTGTCCGGGCTGATCGGCCTCCGCCCCCAGAGCGACGACACCCTGCGGGTCCAGCCGCTCACCCCGTCCGCTTGGGACCACTTCGCCGCCGAAAACGTGCCGTACCACGGCCATTCCGTGACGGTGCTGTGGGACCGCGACGGCAAGCACTACGGGCAGGGCGCCGGGATGCGGCTCTACGTCGACGGCCGGCTCGTCCAGCGCTCGGCGACGCTGCGCGCCACCACGATCGACGTCGGCCGCACCGCGCTCCCCCGGCCCGGGGAACTCGTCGACGACGCCGCGAACCCGCTGCGCACCGGCTACCCGAAGCCGATCACGTCGTACACGTGGCCCGGCGACAACCCGTGGAGCGCGCTCGACGGCAAGGTCTGGTACCGCGAAGTCCCCGAGAACACCCGCTGGACCAACTACTCCTCGCCGAACGCGAGCGACTTCTACGGCGTCGACTTCGGCGCGCCCACGCCGGTCGGCGACATCCGCTGGCACGGCTACGACGACGGCGGCGGGGTCAAACCCGCCGCGGCCTACCGCCTGGAGTACTGGACCGGCTCCGCCTGGCAGGAAGTCCCCGGCCAGGTCCGCGAGCAGGCGGCCCCGGTGGGCAACGGCGTCAACCGCATCACCTTCCCGACGCTCACCACCAGCAAGGTCCGGCTCGTGTTCACGAATCCGCCGGGCGCCTTCGTCGGCGTCACCGAGCTGCAGTCCTGGACACCGTCGAGCCGCGACGCGCGGATCACCGTCGGTCCCGCCAACACAGGCGGCGTCATCACGGTCGGCGGGAGCACGCCGCTGAGCGTGACCGTGCGGAACACCACCGGCAGCCCGCTCGTCGCCCCGCGGGTGAGCGTCGCCGTCCCGGACGGCTGGTCGGTCACGGCCACCGGCCGCCCGCCCGCCGCGATCCGGCCCGGGCAGAGCCGGACCTGGGACTACACGCTGACCGCACCGCCGGGTGCCGAGCCGGGCAGCGCGGCGACGGTGACGGCGACCGCGTCCTACCGCGGCCCCGGCGGCCGGACCGAAACCACGCACCAGCGCCAGAACCTCCAGATCGCCCATCCCGCCGGGCAGCGGGACCCGGTCGGCGCCTGGAACCTCGACGAGGGCAGTGGAGCGGTCGCCCACGACAGCGCGGGAACGCACGACGCCACCTTGACCGGTTCCCCCGCATGGGTCCCCGGCACGTCCGGCACGGCCCTGCGGCTCGACGGCGCGAGCCAGTACGCGGCGACCGGCGGCCCGGTCGTGGACACCACCGGCAACTACTCGGTCAGCGCCCGGGTCCGGCTCGACCACACGGGTTCCTGGGCGACGGCGCTCAGCCAGGACGGCACCCCGAGCAGCGGCTTCTACCTCCAGTATTCGGCGGCCGACGACCGCTTGGCGTTCTCGACGAGCTCCGGCCGGGCGCTGTCGGACGTCGCTCCGCAACCCGGGCGCTGGTACCACCTGGTCGGGGTGCACGACGCCGACGCCGGCACCTACACCCTCTACGTCGACGGCGTGGCGCAGGCGAAGACGTGGAGCCAGGCGACCGGCGACGCCGCGCCGGGCCCGCTGGCGATCGGCCGCGCGGTCTCGGGCGGGCAGCACAGCGACTTCTGGCCGGGCAGCATCGACGACGTCCGGGTGTGGAACCGGGTCCTGCCCGCGAGCGAGGCCGGCCGGACCGGCTGA
- a CDS encoding carbohydrate-binding protein, translating into MRKLLALLCCALAATAVTIAPAGAAAAPGVVPGLTGAAAKAAAGPMADRFLQLRQGKTVAQRHTFWGPEPQLATSADGLVVTQSVTPGLRISNRNDVVYAPTMKPTGHSCVEVVTAYGLGEAAQVWAWDWCRSVSPAKVVPIDSAFLASYTTSVDGHPAYTVQEVRTNTTANSWTASLYNVKTGAWDTLFTQSGSDQSSLDEGWDIFELYSTRNPATGNAYYCSDARGSVFESSSLQLRVGGRWVPASPANSPLRPTANPRPADYDCSTLRFEVPAPNSAWRVTV; encoded by the coding sequence ATGCGGAAGCTGCTTGCCCTCCTTTGCTGTGCCTTGGCCGCCACGGCGGTCACGATCGCGCCGGCCGGTGCGGCGGCCGCGCCCGGGGTCGTACCCGGCTTGACCGGCGCCGCCGCGAAGGCGGCCGCCGGGCCGATGGCCGATCGGTTCCTGCAGCTGCGCCAAGGGAAAACCGTCGCGCAGCGGCACACGTTCTGGGGGCCCGAACCCCAGCTCGCCACCAGCGCCGACGGGCTGGTGGTCACCCAGAGCGTCACCCCCGGCCTGCGCATCTCCAACCGCAACGACGTCGTGTACGCACCCACGATGAAGCCGACCGGCCACTCGTGCGTCGAGGTCGTCACCGCCTACGGGCTCGGTGAAGCGGCGCAGGTCTGGGCGTGGGACTGGTGCCGTTCGGTGTCGCCGGCGAAGGTCGTCCCGATCGACAGCGCCTTCCTGGCGAGCTACACCACCTCGGTCGACGGGCACCCGGCCTACACCGTGCAGGAGGTCCGGACCAACACGACGGCCAACAGCTGGACGGCCTCGCTGTACAACGTGAAGACCGGCGCGTGGGACACGCTGTTCACCCAGAGCGGCAGCGACCAGAGCTCGCTGGACGAGGGCTGGGACATCTTCGAGCTGTATTCGACGCGCAACCCCGCGACCGGCAACGCCTACTACTGCTCGGATGCCCGCGGCTCGGTGTTCGAGTCGAGCTCGCTGCAGCTGCGCGTCGGCGGCCGCTGGGTGCCGGCGTCGCCGGCGAACTCGCCGCTGCGCCCGACCGCGAACCCGCGACCGGCCGACTACGACTGCTCGACGCTGCGGTTCGAGGTGCCGGCGCCGAACAGCGCCTGGCGGGTCACGGTCTGA